Proteins from one Microbacterium proteolyticum genomic window:
- a CDS encoding extracellular solute-binding protein, with the protein MKKLTMATGLLTATALTVALAGCSGGSGDSGDANTIRVAYQTTATFNQMQTLMENAKKEYEAAHKGVTVELVPIQAEGADYYTKLALMNKSASTAPDVQYEDTFKIQSDAAAGYLLPLDDYLAKWDDWSQFAEGAKQAGLGPDGKTYGVSLGTDTRGLWYNKEIFAKAGISVPWQPKTWADVLSAAEKVKAADPDVIPINVYSGKTAGEAASMQGLEMLLYGTEDTLYDTSSKKWVVGSQGFKDSLQFVSDVYQGGLGPSLQQALDPNIFTSVTADWLPSSKLAIALDGSWQSAAWVDGGTAAWPAWSDTLGIAAMPTQDGQAPGTTSMSGGWTLAIGKNTKNADAAWDFLSTAVNKDNATAYNIDNSQIAVRADVAESSEYLDANPSFKTFSSFVDTTHFRPATEDYDKISNQIQVAMEAVMTGQSSVDDAAAAYDQAVIGIVGEENTQKG; encoded by the coding sequence ATGAAGAAACTGACGATGGCGACCGGTCTTCTGACCGCCACCGCCCTGACCGTGGCGCTGGCCGGCTGCTCCGGCGGCAGCGGTGATTCCGGCGACGCGAACACCATCCGTGTCGCGTACCAGACCACGGCCACCTTCAACCAGATGCAGACGCTGATGGAGAACGCCAAGAAGGAGTACGAGGCGGCGCACAAGGGCGTGACCGTCGAGCTCGTCCCGATCCAGGCCGAGGGCGCCGACTACTACACGAAGCTCGCGCTGATGAACAAGTCGGCCAGCACCGCCCCGGACGTGCAGTACGAAGACACGTTCAAGATCCAGTCCGACGCCGCCGCGGGTTACCTGCTGCCGCTGGACGACTACCTCGCGAAGTGGGACGACTGGTCGCAGTTCGCCGAGGGCGCCAAGCAGGCCGGCCTCGGCCCCGACGGCAAGACCTACGGCGTCTCGCTCGGCACCGACACGCGCGGCCTCTGGTACAACAAGGAGATCTTCGCCAAGGCGGGCATCTCGGTGCCGTGGCAGCCCAAGACCTGGGCCGACGTGCTCTCGGCCGCAGAGAAGGTCAAGGCCGCCGACCCGGACGTCATCCCGATCAACGTCTACTCGGGCAAGACCGCCGGTGAGGCGGCATCCATGCAGGGTCTGGAGATGCTCCTGTACGGCACCGAGGACACCCTCTACGACACCTCGAGCAAGAAGTGGGTCGTCGGCAGCCAGGGCTTCAAGGACTCGCTGCAGTTCGTCAGCGACGTCTACCAGGGCGGCCTCGGCCCGTCCCTGCAGCAGGCGCTCGACCCCAACATCTTCACCAGCGTGACCGCCGACTGGCTGCCCTCCAGCAAGCTGGCCATCGCCCTCGACGGCTCGTGGCAGTCGGCGGCGTGGGTCGACGGCGGCACAGCGGCATGGCCCGCGTGGAGCGACACCCTCGGCATCGCCGCGATGCCGACGCAGGACGGTCAGGCGCCCGGCACGACCAGCATGTCGGGCGGATGGACGCTCGCGATCGGCAAGAACACCAAGAACGCGGATGCTGCGTGGGACTTCCTGTCCACCGCGGTGAACAAGGACAACGCCACGGCGTACAACATCGACAACAGCCAGATCGCCGTCCGCGCCGACGTGGCCGAGTCGAGCGAGTACCTCGACGCCAACCCGAGCTTCAAGACGTTCTCGAGCTTCGTGGACACCACCCACTTCCGTCCCGCGACCGAGGACTACGACAAGATCTCCAACCAGATCCAGGTCGCGATGGAAGCGGTCATGACCGGCCAGTCCAGCGTCGACGACGCGGCCGCCGCCTACGACCAGGCCGTCATCGGCATCGTGGGCGAAGAGAACACCCAGAAGGGCTGA
- a CDS encoding ROK family protein: MISGPGKPRTLLKLEPRSRFAVGVHLDPVVDTVVVVDMAGSVVAHEEIAPYGSAPASELIRAVARAVDDIVGDAGIDRDLVLGVGVAAPGPFDPRGGRLLDPPLLPAWHNVNVRDDLGAITGLPVIVEKDVTAAMVGEMWFDGSSVLNDAMFLYYGAGVGLGIAVAGAPVRGRTSNAGGIAHIVVDPLGPMCGCGSRGCLGVSIEPRTLTAEAGYNEPAGDSRAEVDRLVRDAAAGRPETLAVLRRAGERIARALVVANNLLDVDEVVLGGPVWERLAGVLADTVAARVAGDPASTATRAIAVRRSIVGADVAAVGAACLMLDGAFAARPARMMIAL, encoded by the coding sequence GTGATCTCCGGCCCGGGCAAGCCCCGGACTCTGCTGAAGCTCGAGCCACGCTCCCGGTTCGCCGTCGGAGTGCACCTGGACCCCGTCGTCGACACGGTCGTCGTGGTCGACATGGCGGGGTCGGTCGTGGCGCACGAGGAGATCGCGCCGTACGGCTCCGCTCCGGCGTCCGAGCTGATCCGGGCCGTGGCGAGGGCCGTCGACGACATCGTCGGTGACGCCGGCATCGATCGCGATCTCGTCCTGGGGGTCGGCGTCGCCGCGCCGGGCCCCTTCGACCCGCGCGGGGGGCGGTTGCTCGATCCTCCGCTGTTGCCGGCGTGGCACAACGTCAATGTGCGCGACGACCTGGGGGCGATCACCGGTCTGCCGGTGATCGTCGAGAAGGACGTCACCGCCGCGATGGTCGGCGAGATGTGGTTCGACGGATCCTCGGTGCTCAACGATGCGATGTTCCTGTACTACGGGGCGGGCGTCGGACTCGGCATCGCCGTGGCCGGCGCCCCGGTGCGCGGGCGCACGAGCAACGCCGGCGGCATCGCCCACATCGTCGTCGACCCGCTGGGGCCGATGTGCGGGTGCGGGTCGCGCGGTTGTCTCGGTGTCTCGATCGAGCCGCGCACGCTGACGGCCGAGGCGGGATACAACGAGCCGGCGGGGGATTCGCGCGCGGAGGTCGATCGTTTGGTCCGGGATGCCGCGGCCGGGCGACCGGAGACACTCGCGGTGCTGCGCCGGGCGGGGGAGCGCATCGCGCGGGCTCTGGTGGTGGCGAACAACCTTCTCGACGTCGATGAGGTCGTGCTGGGCGGACCCGTGTGGGAGCGCCTCGCGGGTGTCCTGGCAGACACGGTCGCCGCTCGTGTGGCGGGGGACCCGGCGTCGACGGCGACCCGGGCGATCGCCGTGCGCCGCTCGATCGTGGGTGCCGACGTCGCGGCCGTGGGCGCCGCGTGTCTGATGCTCGACGGGGCGTTCGCCGCGCGTCCGGCCCGCATGATGATCGCTCTCTGA
- a CDS encoding ROK family protein, translating to MSPAAPVLAVDIGGTKVDAAVVTAEGEVLRASVARRPTGRDTPREGIAANIRAAAVEALAAVPDVRVAAIGVGSAGPVDLPAGSVSPLNLPQAAGLAIDEVLGGLVDGPLTLALDGTCIALAEHWRGALVGTENAMAIVVSTGVGGGLILGGRAISGASGNAGHLGQTFVRTIDGDPAAATLEAVAAGPGSVAWARAQGWVGETGLDLAASYRAGDEVAVAAVRRSATAVGQAIAAAATLCDLEAVAIAGGFSHVAEDYVARVAAAAAAASVHAYARRCRVVPSGLDGDGPLLGAAALALRT from the coding sequence ATGTCCCCTGCCGCCCCCGTTCTCGCCGTCGACATCGGCGGGACCAAGGTGGATGCCGCCGTCGTCACCGCCGAGGGGGAGGTGCTGCGCGCGAGCGTCGCGCGCCGCCCCACCGGTCGCGACACCCCCCGCGAGGGCATCGCGGCGAACATCCGCGCCGCCGCCGTCGAAGCCCTCGCCGCGGTGCCGGACGTGCGCGTCGCGGCCATCGGCGTGGGAAGCGCCGGGCCCGTCGATCTCCCGGCGGGGTCGGTGTCGCCGTTGAACCTCCCGCAGGCCGCGGGTCTCGCGATCGACGAGGTGCTCGGCGGGCTCGTGGACGGGCCGCTGACCCTGGCGCTCGACGGGACCTGCATCGCCCTCGCCGAGCACTGGCGCGGTGCGCTGGTGGGCACCGAGAACGCGATGGCGATCGTGGTGTCCACCGGCGTCGGGGGAGGGTTGATCCTCGGCGGCCGGGCCATCTCGGGAGCCTCGGGCAACGCCGGACACCTGGGTCAGACTTTCGTGCGGACCATCGACGGTGACCCCGCCGCCGCGACGCTCGAGGCCGTCGCCGCCGGTCCCGGATCGGTCGCGTGGGCGCGGGCGCAGGGGTGGGTCGGCGAGACGGGACTCGACCTGGCTGCCTCGTACCGTGCCGGCGATGAGGTCGCCGTCGCGGCCGTCCGGCGCTCCGCGACCGCGGTGGGACAGGCGATCGCCGCCGCCGCGACGCTGTGCGACCTGGAGGCCGTCGCGATCGCCGGCGGCTTCTCGCACGTCGCCGAGGATTACGTAGCCCGGGTCGCCGCCGCCGCCGCCGCGGCATCCGTCCACGCGTACGCCCGTCGTTGCCGCGTCGTGCCGTCGGGGCTCGACGGGGACGGGCCCCTGCTGGGGGCGGCCGCCCTCGCGCTGCGGACCTGA
- a CDS encoding AAA family ATPase, with the protein MDETVTPEAAPRLRRPDLQPLRPEPDEALDATSFARLTERIVASMSRVIDGKPDAVRAALIALLAEGHLLIEDVPGVGKTMLARALAATIDADVRRIQFTPDLLPGDITGVSVFNPVERRFDFTPGAVFAHIVIADEINRSSPKTQSSLLEAMEERQVTVDGRTHVLPSPFLVVATQNPLEMEGTYALPEAQRDRFLLRISMGYPDAAAETLMLRQRDTVNPLDALTPVVSARQVTAMIAWARGVHVAPALEEYAVALAQATRSHPDIRLGASPRATLQLVRAAKVRAALDGRAYVIPDDLTALLGPVFAHRVIANRSAAGGRAGAVVVADALERIAASVRVPLAQRA; encoded by the coding sequence ATGGACGAGACGGTGACGCCCGAGGCGGCCCCGCGGCTGCGCCGCCCCGACCTCCAACCGCTGAGGCCGGAACCCGACGAGGCGTTGGACGCCACGTCGTTCGCCCGGCTCACCGAGCGCATCGTCGCGTCGATGTCACGGGTCATCGACGGCAAGCCCGACGCGGTCCGCGCCGCGCTTATCGCTCTCCTCGCCGAGGGGCACCTCCTCATCGAGGACGTCCCCGGTGTCGGCAAGACCATGCTCGCGCGGGCCCTGGCCGCCACGATCGACGCCGACGTGCGCCGCATCCAGTTCACGCCCGATCTGCTGCCCGGCGACATCACCGGCGTCTCGGTCTTCAACCCGGTCGAGCGGCGTTTCGACTTCACTCCGGGGGCGGTGTTCGCGCACATCGTGATCGCCGACGAGATCAACCGCTCGTCGCCCAAGACGCAGTCCTCGCTCCTGGAGGCGATGGAGGAACGGCAGGTCACGGTCGATGGGCGGACGCACGTTCTGCCGTCTCCCTTCCTCGTCGTGGCCACCCAGAACCCGCTCGAGATGGAGGGCACGTACGCCCTTCCCGAGGCGCAGCGCGACCGCTTCCTGCTGCGGATCTCGATGGGGTACCCGGATGCCGCGGCCGAGACGCTCATGCTGCGCCAGCGCGACACCGTGAACCCGCTCGACGCGCTAACCCCCGTCGTCTCCGCTCGGCAGGTCACCGCGATGATCGCCTGGGCGCGCGGCGTGCACGTGGCCCCCGCGCTCGAGGAGTACGCCGTGGCCCTGGCCCAGGCCACCCGCAGCCACCCCGACATCCGCCTCGGAGCGAGCCCGCGGGCCACCCTGCAGCTGGTCCGCGCGGCGAAGGTGCGGGCCGCGCTCGACGGCCGCGCGTACGTCATCCCGGACGATCTCACCGCGCTCCTCGGCCCGGTCTTCGCGCACCGCGTGATCGCGAACCGCTCGGCCGCCGGCGGGCGTGCGGGGGCGGTGGTCGTGGCCGACGCGCTCGAGCGGATCGCCGCGAGCGTGCGCGTGCCGCTGGCTCAGCGGGCGTGA
- a CDS encoding DUF58 domain-containing protein — MRERWPLTLRGTGALALAVIALFVAQRAAIPELLYFGVLMLVLVLCAAASALVVRATGEVVRSATPEVVEVGGLAEVQLSVRVSTALPTLPGRWSDALPAGLDGRADGAFPASASTLRRTGAPVRLRYEVRGAVRGIHSVGPLRVSTTDPFGLIRRRFAVGAASAVTVAPTIVELTPLPSSTGEAGGTRQSSALQLGQGADNLVARPYAPGDSMRRIHWRATAHRDTLMVRQEEQESSPAATIVLDRALSRWSPAAADGPGRDRAFETAVSVCVSAVARLVHEGYTVDVIDSDGELLADPVDGGEDAEARGLAASFATLRARPDGPSRRIVPASASALVGPVVVVTGRLDPDDLLALRAAAPRSPLAVLLTVADDDVARDVRSATGWHATALAPGGDVARAWDDATRPEDARVGA; from the coding sequence GTGAGGGAACGCTGGCCGCTGACCCTGCGGGGAACCGGTGCCCTCGCCCTCGCCGTGATCGCGCTGTTCGTCGCGCAGCGCGCGGCGATCCCCGAACTGCTGTACTTCGGCGTGCTGATGCTCGTGCTCGTGCTGTGCGCGGCGGCCAGTGCTCTGGTGGTCCGCGCGACCGGCGAGGTCGTCCGGTCCGCCACGCCCGAGGTGGTCGAGGTGGGCGGGCTCGCCGAGGTGCAGCTGTCGGTACGGGTGAGCACCGCGCTTCCGACGCTCCCGGGGCGATGGTCGGACGCTCTGCCCGCGGGCTTGGATGGCCGAGCGGACGGCGCGTTCCCCGCCAGCGCGTCGACCCTGCGGCGCACGGGAGCTCCCGTACGGCTCCGCTACGAAGTGCGCGGTGCGGTGCGCGGCATCCATTCGGTCGGTCCGCTGCGGGTGTCGACGACGGATCCGTTCGGGCTGATCCGCCGGCGCTTCGCCGTCGGCGCGGCCAGCGCGGTGACCGTCGCCCCCACGATCGTCGAACTCACGCCGCTGCCCTCCTCGACCGGGGAGGCCGGCGGGACGCGGCAGAGTTCGGCCCTGCAGCTCGGTCAGGGGGCGGACAACCTCGTGGCGCGCCCCTACGCCCCCGGCGATTCGATGCGGCGCATCCATTGGCGGGCGACGGCCCACCGCGACACCCTCATGGTGCGCCAGGAGGAACAGGAATCCAGCCCCGCCGCGACGATTGTCCTCGATCGCGCGCTGTCGCGCTGGTCGCCCGCGGCCGCCGACGGGCCGGGCCGGGACCGCGCGTTCGAGACCGCGGTCTCGGTGTGCGTCTCGGCGGTGGCGCGCCTCGTGCACGAGGGCTACACGGTCGACGTGATCGACAGCGACGGCGAACTCCTGGCCGACCCCGTCGACGGCGGAGAGGATGCCGAGGCCCGCGGCCTCGCGGCCTCGTTCGCGACCCTGCGCGCCCGCCCGGACGGCCCGTCACGTCGCATCGTGCCCGCCTCGGCGTCCGCACTGGTCGGCCCGGTCGTCGTCGTCACCGGGCGGTTGGACCCGGACGATCTCCTGGCCCTGCGTGCCGCGGCCCCGCGCTCCCCGCTCGCGGTGCTGCTCACCGTGGCGGACGACGACGTCGCCCGCGACGTCCGCTCCGCGACCGGCTGGCACGCCACGGCGCTCGCGCCCGGCGGCGATGTCGCGCGGGCGTGGGACGATGCCACGCGACCCGAGGACGCCCGTGTCGGCGCCTGA
- a CDS encoding transglutaminase TgpA family protein, producing MSAPEVGGRTVRRRRDLALLSLGVFAGIAAALLPVFSVIAPGAWTIGALAGAAVMLLSGLAVRFSRAPALVATVVELLVGVVFLTAIFGRSTALLGAIPTPATLASVSTLFAGASEEIRLGIAPVVPAAGLAFVLVAAVTGLAVVLDHVVLTARMPLLAGVGLVAVSLIPTIAIPADVNVPAVLALAATVLFLLRMDVRSRTRAAAPARRTGSRVWGASATAIGIAAVSVLVTLVAVPFLPQPALRFASGTGAGFGTTINPNLELGNDLRQPRDIDVLTLTTTGTSAPYLRAVTLSQFDGAVWQPDSGDTVTVPGGDAPVFDPVQVDGDIEVADWTTTVQVGELDSPWLPVPYPASAVTGLEGEWLGMPANRTIVSRSGSSRNQDYEVQALVPRPTLEQIRSRAVGGDELGDAVRALPADVPATIGDTARSVTAGAQSPYDALIALQSWFRSSQFRYSLDAPVEAGFDGAGLDAVAQFLQARTGYCVHFASAFAVMARTLGMPSRIVVGYLPGTRSGSVEQTGSVEYTVTSSQLHAWPEVYFRGIGWVPFEPTNSLGVPTNFASGSTGGQSGSATTPEQQDAATPGATRSDAPQLGDQDGTGSSAAGSNTSAVQNPTGPLLAVGGVVLLLLLATPGAIRAWRRRSRATLIREGDPVAAWAEIRADAVDLGIRAPDAESPRAFAARLVEEHGVDADDIGLVRDALERAVYAEDGVDPARGPALADTVERIRERLRAGASATGRVWALVLPRSLLLRGEPAPVEAPDPVR from the coding sequence GTGTCGGCGCCTGAGGTCGGCGGCCGGACGGTGCGGCGGCGCCGCGACCTCGCCCTCCTGTCGCTCGGCGTGTTCGCCGGTATCGCCGCCGCCCTGCTGCCCGTCTTCTCCGTCATCGCGCCGGGCGCCTGGACGATCGGCGCCCTCGCCGGGGCCGCCGTGATGCTCTTGAGCGGACTGGCCGTGCGGTTCTCACGGGCGCCCGCGCTCGTGGCCACCGTCGTCGAACTCCTCGTCGGGGTCGTGTTCCTCACGGCGATCTTCGGCCGCTCCACGGCGCTGCTCGGGGCGATCCCGACGCCGGCGACCCTCGCCTCGGTCTCGACGCTGTTCGCCGGCGCCTCGGAGGAGATCCGCCTCGGCATTGCCCCGGTGGTGCCGGCCGCGGGCCTCGCGTTCGTCCTCGTGGCGGCGGTGACCGGTCTCGCCGTCGTCCTCGATCACGTGGTCCTGACGGCGCGGATGCCGCTTCTGGCCGGGGTCGGACTCGTGGCGGTCTCTCTCATCCCGACGATCGCCATCCCCGCCGACGTCAACGTGCCCGCCGTGCTCGCCCTGGCCGCCACCGTCCTGTTCCTGCTGCGCATGGACGTGCGCTCGCGCACGCGCGCCGCGGCCCCCGCCCGCCGGACCGGTTCCCGCGTGTGGGGGGCGTCGGCGACCGCGATCGGCATCGCCGCGGTGTCGGTGCTCGTGACACTCGTGGCCGTGCCGTTCCTCCCCCAGCCCGCGCTGCGCTTCGCTTCGGGCACGGGCGCGGGTTTCGGCACCACGATCAATCCCAACCTCGAGCTCGGCAACGACCTGCGTCAACCGCGCGACATCGACGTGCTGACGCTCACCACGACGGGAACCTCCGCGCCGTATCTCCGCGCGGTGACGCTGTCGCAGTTCGACGGGGCGGTGTGGCAGCCCGACTCGGGCGACACCGTCACCGTCCCCGGCGGAGACGCCCCGGTGTTCGATCCCGTGCAGGTCGACGGCGACATCGAGGTGGCCGATTGGACGACGACCGTCCAGGTCGGCGAGCTCGACAGCCCGTGGCTCCCGGTGCCCTACCCGGCATCCGCCGTGACCGGCCTCGAAGGCGAGTGGCTGGGGATGCCGGCCAACCGCACGATCGTGTCGCGTTCGGGTTCGTCGCGGAACCAGGACTACGAGGTTCAGGCGCTCGTTCCGCGGCCCACGCTCGAGCAGATCCGGTCGCGCGCGGTCGGCGGGGACGAGCTCGGCGACGCCGTGCGCGCCCTCCCCGCCGATGTCCCGGCGACCATCGGCGACACGGCGCGCTCGGTCACGGCCGGGGCGCAGTCGCCCTACGACGCGCTCATCGCCCTGCAGTCGTGGTTCCGCAGCAGCCAGTTCCGGTATTCGCTGGACGCCCCCGTCGAGGCCGGATTCGACGGAGCGGGCCTGGATGCCGTTGCACAGTTCCTGCAGGCGCGCACCGGTTATTGCGTGCACTTCGCCTCCGCGTTCGCCGTCATGGCGCGCACCCTCGGCATGCCCTCGCGCATCGTCGTCGGATACCTCCCCGGCACCCGGTCGGGGTCGGTCGAGCAGACGGGCAGCGTCGAGTACACGGTCACCTCCAGCCAGCTGCACGCCTGGCCCGAGGTGTACTTCCGCGGTATCGGGTGGGTGCCGTTCGAACCCACCAACAGCCTCGGAGTCCCGACGAACTTCGCCTCCGGGAGCACCGGTGGCCAGTCCGGGTCGGCGACCACACCAGAGCAGCAGGATGCCGCCACCCCGGGTGCGACCCGCTCCGACGCCCCGCAGCTCGGCGACCAGGACGGCACCGGATCGTCGGCTGCGGGTTCGAACACCTCGGCCGTCCAGAACCCGACGGGCCCGCTGCTCGCCGTGGGCGGAGTGGTGCTGCTCCTCCTGCTCGCGACCCCGGGGGCGATCCGGGCCTGGCGGCGACGCTCGCGTGCGACGCTCATCCGCGAGGGTGACCCCGTGGCGGCCTGGGCCGAGATCCGCGCGGATGCGGTGGACCTCGGCATCCGTGCCCCCGATGCCGAGTCGCCGCGGGCGTTCGCCGCGCGGCTCGTCGAGGAGCACGGCGTGGATGCCGACGACATCGGGCTCGTGCGCGACGCGCTGGAGCGCGCGGTGTACGCCGAGGATGGCGTGGATCCCGCGCGGGGGCCGGCGCTGGCCGACACGGTGGAACGGATCCGCGAGCGGCTCCGTGCCGGTGCGAGCGCGACCGGCCGAGTGTGGGCGCTCGTGCTCCCCCGCTCGCTCCTGCTGCGCGGTGAGCCCGCACCGGTCGAGGCGCCCGACCCGGTCCGCTGA
- a CDS encoding type II toxin-antitoxin system RelE family toxin, with protein sequence MTDGYEVVFTRTARRALAQELPEKIAAAAFEFILGALRENPRRVGKPLREPLAPLYSARRGEYRVLYRIVDERLVIEVVSVVHRRDAYHR encoded by the coding sequence ATGACCGACGGCTACGAGGTCGTCTTCACTCGGACGGCACGTCGCGCGCTCGCGCAGGAACTTCCCGAGAAGATCGCGGCCGCCGCGTTCGAGTTCATCCTCGGCGCGCTCCGAGAGAACCCTCGCCGAGTGGGCAAGCCGCTGCGCGAGCCCCTCGCCCCGCTGTACTCGGCGCGCCGCGGGGAGTACCGCGTGCTGTACCGGATCGTCGACGAACGGCTGGTCATCGAGGTCGTCTCGGTCGTACATCGCCGCGACGCCTACCACCGCTGA
- a CDS encoding type II toxin-antitoxin system Phd/YefM family antitoxin yields the protein MTTLSLADARANLSKLVESAVSTHERFEVTRNGDRAAVLLSADDYDSLLETVDVLSRPDEVDAIRRGLADLEAGEMFSAAEVRAAMAARGRATA from the coding sequence ATGACCACCCTCTCGCTCGCCGACGCACGAGCCAATCTCTCGAAGCTCGTCGAGTCGGCGGTATCGACGCACGAGCGTTTCGAGGTGACGAGGAACGGCGATCGTGCGGCGGTTCTGCTGAGTGCAGACGACTACGATTCGCTGCTCGAGACGGTCGACGTCTTGAGCCGTCCGGACGAGGTCGATGCGATCCGGCGAGGGCTTGCCGACCTCGAGGCGGGCGAGATGTTCTCCGCCGCCGAGGTGCGGGCGGCGATGGCCGCACGTGGTCGCGCCACGGCATGA
- a CDS encoding acetamidase/formamidase family protein: MTTEHRLGKEHGRPGHRADVPPVLRIAPGTGERIAFQTDDAVYRELHEHGDLALLSAPLNPVTGPVYVEGARPGDALAVTIHEIRLTDTGWAMSLPGVGALRDRMPDRVVTRRIPIDADGVHLTDAVTVAPRPMVGCIGTAPASGVASTVMPAHSIGGNMDVTDIAPGATVYLPVEVEGALLAIGDVHAIMARGESSFVAIEAEGTVVVSIDVVPGLSLRAPRIATADEWIFVGLGATVQESVRRGYEDAFDAFVERGWDAMDAYTVMSALADSELGGPTGAVDPDPLHPFDAIGAVTLHRVPRSLLDGRSSPAAGEGAAAV, translated from the coding sequence ATGACGACCGAGCACCGCCTCGGCAAGGAGCACGGCCGCCCCGGACACCGCGCCGACGTGCCGCCGGTCCTCCGGATCGCGCCCGGCACGGGGGAGCGCATCGCGTTCCAGACCGACGACGCCGTGTACCGCGAGCTCCACGAGCACGGCGATCTGGCGCTCTTGTCGGCACCGCTGAACCCGGTGACCGGACCCGTGTACGTCGAGGGAGCCCGGCCCGGCGACGCCCTGGCGGTGACGATCCACGAAATCCGGCTGACCGACACCGGGTGGGCGATGAGCCTGCCCGGTGTCGGGGCCCTGCGCGACCGCATGCCCGATCGGGTCGTCACCCGTCGCATCCCGATCGACGCCGACGGCGTACACCTCACGGATGCCGTGACGGTCGCGCCCCGGCCGATGGTCGGCTGCATCGGCACCGCGCCGGCGTCGGGGGTGGCCAGCACCGTCATGCCCGCGCATTCGATCGGCGGCAACATGGACGTCACCGACATCGCCCCCGGTGCCACGGTGTACCTCCCCGTCGAGGTCGAGGGTGCGCTGCTCGCGATCGGCGACGTGCACGCGATCATGGCGCGCGGGGAGTCCTCGTTCGTCGCGATCGAGGCCGAGGGCACGGTGGTCGTCTCGATCGACGTCGTTCCGGGTCTGTCGTTGCGGGCACCCCGTATCGCGACCGCCGACGAGTGGATCTTCGTCGGCCTCGGCGCGACCGTGCAGGAGAGCGTGCGCCGCGGCTACGAGGACGCGTTCGACGCCTTCGTCGAGCGGGGGTGGGATGCCATGGATGCCTACACCGTGATGAGCGCGCTCGCCGACTCCGAGCTCGGCGGCCCCACCGGCGCCGTCGACCCCGACCCGCTGCACCCGTTCGACGCGATCGGGGCGGTCACCCTGCACCGGGTCCCGCGTTCGCTCCTCGACGGGCGGTCGTCGCCCGCGGCGGGGGAGGGTGCCGCCGCCGTGTAA